A stretch of Cyanobacterium sp. HL-69 DNA encodes these proteins:
- a CDS encoding CoA-disulfide reductase / Polysulfide binding and transferase domain translates to MKLKQSIKILLFEVILSFCLFFTIESDLMASENFIPSNSMIESSVVSSVEDYPTLETAVEQYLKFIPSDYYKVSSVQELKDLMVNSQALLVDVREPSEYKSGHIPNAINIPLRRLSQNLDKIPCDRPVVLYCSTGYRSSMGVMTLHLLNYENVKGFPPSFRAWKNAQEAIALK, encoded by the coding sequence ATGAAATTAAAACAATCAATCAAAATTTTGCTATTCGAGGTAATTTTGTCATTCTGTCTTTTTTTCACCATTGAATCAGACTTAATGGCATCAGAAAATTTTATCCCATCAAATTCAATGATTGAATCTTCCGTCGTGTCTAGTGTCGAAGATTATCCCACATTAGAAACAGCCGTAGAACAGTATCTTAAATTCATACCATCAGATTACTATAAAGTCTCCAGTGTCCAAGAATTAAAAGATTTGATGGTAAATAGTCAAGCATTATTAGTTGACGTTAGAGAGCCATCTGAATATAAATCTGGTCATATTCCTAACGCCATCAATATTCCTTTGCGTAGATTATCTCAAAATTTAGATAAAATTCCTTGCGATCGCCCCGTAGTATTATATTGTTCAACGGGTTATCGTTCTTCTATGGGAGTGATGACTTTGCATCTGCTCAACTATGAAAATGTGAAAGGTTTTCCCCCTAGCTTCAGAGCTTGGAAAAATGCCCAAGAGGCGATCGCCTTAAAATAG
- a CDS encoding Fe-S oxidoreductase, translated as MPIAPSTSIKPENLITPDIFKPARYLGNELGSKHKDWESASVRWVLTYPEIYEVGASNLGHIILYNIINAQPRQMCDRAYLPAPDLSQKMRDTHTPLFGLETKKDVKEYDILGFSLSYELGATNILEMLSLADIPLTWEERKDTDYPLIFAGGQTATSNPEPYADFFDFVALGDGEELLPEIGLVIEEGKKDGLTRTELLLDLAQVPGVYVPQFYDMQPDGSVKPNRDDVPERILRRVATPIPAYSIGLVPYVETVHDRLTVEIRRGCTRGCRFCQPGMLTRPARDVEPEAVVDSIVDGMKATGFNEFSLLSLSCSDYLSLPSVGIEIKNRLKDENISLSLPSQRVDRFDENIANIIGGTRKTGLTFAPEAGTQRMRDIINKGLTNEELLRGIQTAVREGWNQVKLYFMIGLPGETDEDVLGIVETVKWLRQECHHLSSKRLNFNITISNFTPKPHTPFQWHSVSTSEFLRKRDLLKDAFYHLRGVKVNYTDVRISAIEDFVGRGDRTLAPVVRRAWELGAGMDSWWESIDKAYQAWETAIEEAGLIWKYRKVESGEWNIFDAQSPEENHDNINYYAPLPWDHLDTGIDKTWLKEDLEKALAEATVPDCAFDGCSSCGVCSPDFGHNIVVTPPPIPDYVGNFKPNQEKAQRIRVWFGKQGDMALLSHLDLVRLFDRAVRRASLPISYTGGFHPGPKISIALALSLGMTSNSEIVDFENHTRIDIDEFVKKLQAQLPMELPLIKVEELPIKSAKATQILDIAEYLVTLSADNNISLHQWQHWINEVNNSSEILMEKTSKKRKKKMVNLKANLLSLCLADDNFEESETITIKYTGSAKNDGSLLTPDHVCYMLEQVSSEALTITKAHREIILLTDHITQ; from the coding sequence ATGCCGATCGCACCTAGTACCAGTATTAAACCAGAAAATTTAATCACCCCAGACATCTTTAAACCAGCTCGTTATTTAGGTAATGAATTAGGGTCAAAACATAAAGATTGGGAAAGCGCCTCAGTGCGTTGGGTGTTGACATATCCCGAAATTTACGAAGTTGGAGCGTCAAACCTTGGGCATATTATTCTCTACAATATCATTAATGCTCAACCACGGCAAATGTGCGATCGCGCTTACCTTCCTGCCCCCGACTTATCCCAAAAAATGAGGGATACCCATACTCCCCTTTTCGGGCTAGAAACCAAAAAAGACGTAAAAGAATACGACATACTAGGCTTTAGTTTAAGCTATGAACTAGGCGCCACAAATATCCTAGAGATGCTCAGTTTAGCTGATATTCCCCTTACATGGGAAGAAAGAAAAGATACTGATTACCCCCTCATCTTTGCAGGGGGGCAAACAGCCACCTCAAACCCCGAACCCTATGCCGATTTCTTCGATTTTGTAGCCCTCGGTGACGGAGAAGAATTATTACCCGAAATTGGTTTAGTCATTGAAGAAGGCAAAAAAGACGGTTTAACGAGAACAGAATTACTACTTGATCTTGCCCAAGTGCCGGGGGTATATGTACCGCAATTTTATGATATGCAACCCGATGGCAGTGTTAAACCTAACCGTGACGATGTTCCAGAAAGAATTTTGCGCAGGGTAGCCACTCCAATCCCAGCCTATTCTATCGGTTTAGTACCCTATGTGGAAACTGTCCATGATCGCCTTACGGTGGAAATCCGTAGGGGATGCACGAGGGGATGTCGCTTTTGTCAACCAGGAATGTTAACCCGCCCTGCTAGGGATGTGGAACCTGAAGCGGTGGTTGATAGTATTGTAGATGGTATGAAAGCCACGGGGTTTAATGAGTTTTCTCTATTATCCCTCAGCTGTTCTGATTATCTCTCTTTGCCTTCCGTGGGTATCGAAATCAAAAACCGTCTCAAGGATGAAAATATCTCCCTTTCTTTACCTAGTCAAAGGGTAGATCGTTTTGATGAAAACATTGCTAATATTATCGGCGGTACTCGTAAAACGGGTTTAACTTTTGCCCCTGAAGCAGGCACCCAACGAATGCGGGATATTATTAATAAGGGTTTAACCAACGAGGAATTGTTGCGGGGTATTCAAACCGCCGTCAGGGAAGGATGGAATCAGGTCAAACTTTATTTCATGATTGGCTTACCTGGGGAAACCGATGAGGATGTATTGGGTATTGTGGAAACCGTCAAATGGTTACGTCAAGAATGCCATCACCTCAGTAGTAAGCGTCTCAATTTTAATATCACCATCTCCAACTTTACCCCCAAACCCCATACCCCTTTCCAGTGGCACTCTGTTTCTACCTCGGAATTTTTGCGCAAACGGGATTTACTCAAGGATGCTTTTTATCATCTTCGGGGTGTGAAGGTGAATTATACCGATGTGCGTATCTCCGCCATTGAGGATTTTGTGGGTAGGGGCGATCGCACTTTAGCCCCTGTGGTACGTCGGGCGTGGGAATTGGGTGCCGGGATGGACTCTTGGTGGGAAAGCATCGACAAGGCTTATCAGGCATGGGAAACCGCCATCGAAGAAGCCGGGTTAATCTGGAAATATCGTAAAGTCGAAAGTGGTGAATGGAATATTTTTGATGCTCAAAGCCCAGAAGAAAACCATGATAACATCAACTATTATGCCCCGTTACCATGGGATCATTTAGATACGGGTATCGATAAAACATGGCTCAAAGAAGACTTAGAAAAAGCCTTAGCCGAAGCCACCGTGCCAGACTGTGCCTTTGATGGTTGCAGTAGTTGCGGTGTTTGTAGCCCCGATTTTGGTCATAACATCGTTGTCACCCCTCCCCCCATTCCTGACTATGTGGGCAACTTTAAACCTAACCAAGAAAAAGCCCAACGGATTCGAGTATGGTTTGGTAAACAGGGGGATATGGCATTATTAAGCCATCTGGATTTAGTACGCTTGTTCGATCGCGCCGTGAGAAGGGCAAGTCTTCCCATTTCCTACACAGGAGGTTTTCACCCTGGCCCTAAAATTTCCATCGCCCTCGCCCTATCTTTGGGGATGACAAGTAACAGTGAAATTGTTGATTTTGAAAACCATACCCGCATAGATATTGATGAGTTTGTAAAAAAATTACAGGCTCAACTTCCTATGGAATTACCTTTAATTAAGGTGGAAGAATTACCCATAAAATCTGCTAAGGCAACGCAAATATTAGACATAGCGGAATATTTGGTAACCCTATCTGCTGACAACAATATTAGTCTTCATCAGTGGCAACATTGGATTAATGAGGTTAACAATTCCTCGGAAATATTGATGGAAAAAACCTCTAAAAAACGTAAGAAAAAAATGGTCAATTTAAAGGCTAATTTATTAAGTTTATGCTTGGCTGATGATAATTTTGAGGAGTCAGAAACTATTACTATTAAATATACAGGAAGTGCCAAAAATGATGGCTCTTTATTAACCCCTGATCATGTTTGTTATATGTTAGAACAGGTTAGCTCAGAAGCATTAACGATTACTAAAGCCCATCGAGAAATCATCCTTTTAACCGATCATATTACTCAATAA
- a CDS encoding 4-hydroxybenzoate solanesyltransferase, giving the protein MTSAEVNNPNTLQSIIKLLRWDKPAGRLILMIPALWAIFLAGEGKPPVSLVFIVILGSLATSAAGCVVNDLWDRNIDDKVERTKKRPLASRALSVKIGIAVFIISLGCAAGLAFFLNPLSFWLCVASVPVIICYPLAKRVFPVPQLVLSIAWGFAVLISWSAVTGDLSDNAWILWGATVLWTLGFDTVYAMSDKKDDLQVGINSSAIFFGDFVADAVGLFFALTAGLFAYLGTINGFSFIFGVSWAIAVILWVGQYIELRKPNPDTINYGGIFGQNVTIGFILLLGIIVGIR; this is encoded by the coding sequence ATGACTTCTGCAGAAGTTAATAACCCTAATACCTTACAAAGCATAATTAAATTATTACGGTGGGATAAACCAGCGGGGCGACTGATTTTAATGATTCCAGCCCTTTGGGCAATATTTTTGGCAGGGGAAGGAAAACCGCCCGTTAGTTTAGTATTTATCGTTATTTTAGGTAGTCTTGCCACCAGCGCTGCGGGGTGTGTTGTCAATGATTTATGGGATCGTAATATTGATGATAAGGTAGAAAGAACCAAAAAACGTCCCCTCGCTTCTCGGGCGTTATCTGTAAAGATAGGTATTGCTGTTTTTATTATTTCCCTTGGTTGTGCGGCAGGATTAGCTTTTTTCCTTAATCCTCTCAGTTTTTGGTTGTGTGTGGCTTCTGTGCCTGTGATTATTTGTTATCCTTTGGCGAAAAGGGTTTTTCCTGTGCCTCAGTTGGTGCTATCCATTGCTTGGGGTTTTGCGGTGTTGATTAGTTGGAGTGCGGTAACAGGGGATTTGAGCGATAATGCTTGGATTTTGTGGGGGGCAACGGTGTTATGGACTTTGGGCTTCGATACGGTTTATGCCATGTCTGATAAAAAGGATGATTTACAGGTGGGGATTAATTCTAGTGCTATCTTTTTTGGGGATTTTGTGGCGGATGCCGTGGGTTTATTTTTTGCTCTGACTGCTGGTTTATTTGCTTATCTTGGTACTATAAATGGTTTTTCCTTTATTTTTGGGGTGTCATGGGCGATCGCCGTTATTCTTTGGGTTGGACAGTATATAGAGTTAAGAAAACCTAACCCCGATACCATTAACTATGGTGGTATTTTTGGTCAAAATGTAACCATCGGCTTTATTTTATTATTGGGTATTATTGTAGGCATTCGTTAG
- a CDS encoding putative membrane protein, with protein MIKQIIREKEGYFFIGHILAMFFGLAGLLLVLPHPEFVASLPPIGQSAFSWSMIGGGVVYMILGWATIAIFAYRKLGLWHWLGFMIPALGISLTSELLGTSTGFPFGDYHYLSGLGYKISGLVPFTIPLSWFYLGFCGYLITRVGLEKLSLPVFVKDLGAIVFGSLLLTSWDFVLDPAMSQTSVPFWLWDQPGAFFGMPYQNFVGWFGTGVVFMSVSTLIWRLKPMDFNQIPLTIPIGVYIGNFTFAMVMSIGANFYIPVLLGIFTGILPLVIFVNLANKSDSGNSIPLPFLSQ; from the coding sequence TTGATTAAACAAATAATTAGAGAAAAAGAAGGTTATTTTTTCATCGGGCATATATTAGCGATGTTTTTTGGTTTGGCGGGATTATTGTTGGTGTTGCCCCATCCCGAATTTGTTGCCAGTTTACCCCCTATCGGACAATCAGCCTTTAGTTGGTCAATGATTGGAGGGGGTGTGGTATATATGATTTTAGGATGGGCTACGATCGCCATTTTTGCTTATCGTAAACTAGGGTTATGGCACTGGTTAGGGTTTATGATTCCCGCTTTAGGCATTTCATTGACAAGCGAATTGTTAGGAACTAGCACAGGTTTTCCCTTCGGTGATTATCATTACCTTTCTGGGTTGGGATACAAAATTTCTGGGTTAGTACCCTTTACCATTCCCCTTTCTTGGTTTTATCTTGGTTTTTGTGGTTATCTCATCACTAGGGTAGGTTTAGAAAAATTATCATTACCCGTGTTTGTAAAAGATTTAGGGGCGATCGTTTTTGGCTCGTTATTGCTTACCTCATGGGATTTTGTACTAGATCCAGCCATGAGTCAAACCTCTGTACCATTCTGGCTATGGGATCAGCCGGGAGCCTTTTTCGGAATGCCTTACCAAAACTTTGTTGGTTGGTTTGGTACAGGAGTAGTCTTTATGAGTGTATCTACCCTAATTTGGCGCCTAAAACCTATGGACTTTAACCAAATTCCCCTAACCATTCCCATCGGAGTTTATATTGGTAACTTTACCTTTGCCATGGTAATGAGTATCGGGGCAAACTTTTATATCCCCGTACTATTAGGAATTTTCACAGGAATATTACCCCTAGTAATTTTTGTCAATCTTGCCAATAAATCAGATTCTGGTAACTCCATTCCTTTACCATTTCTATCCCAATAA
- the coaX gene encoding type III pantothenate kinase CoaX: MSQENWLGLMIGNSRLHWAYFADNQLQQTWNTIKGDSLRELEDILPPEINNYLKRAIPLYVASVVPSATRLYLQLPQTIIIDVQSIPIEGIYKTMGCDRTLALWGGGCKYGFPSLVIDSGTALTFTGANEHMELVGGAILPGVKLQIETLFFNTAALPEVEILEEFIPRWAKNTPNAIQSGVIYSILGGIKGFIDDWLEKYPSSSIILTGGDTILLKQYFAKIYPSLADKIIFDSDLIFYGMKEYKLTI; encoded by the coding sequence TTGAGTCAGGAAAATTGGTTAGGTTTAATGATTGGCAATTCTCGCTTACACTGGGCTTATTTTGCCGATAATCAGTTACAACAAACTTGGAATACCATCAAGGGTGATTCTTTACGAGAATTAGAAGATATACTCCCTCCAGAAATTAATAATTATTTAAAAAGAGCAATTCCCCTTTATGTGGCTTCTGTGGTGCCTTCTGCTACCCGTCTATATCTCCAATTGCCCCAAACCATCATCATCGATGTTCAATCGATTCCCATTGAAGGTATCTATAAAACCATGGGGTGCGATCGCACTTTAGCCCTTTGGGGGGGCGGTTGCAAATATGGATTTCCTTCTCTTGTTATCGACAGCGGCACAGCCCTTACCTTTACAGGGGCAAATGAGCATATGGAATTAGTAGGGGGGGCAATCTTGCCAGGGGTAAAACTACAAATAGAAACCCTATTTTTCAACACCGCTGCCCTGCCAGAAGTGGAAATATTAGAAGAGTTTATTCCCCGCTGGGCAAAAAATACCCCCAATGCCATCCAAAGCGGAGTTATTTACAGCATTCTCGGCGGTATCAAAGGATTTATCGATGACTGGTTAGAGAAATATCCCTCCTCTTCCATCATTTTAACGGGGGGAGATACCATCTTATTAAAACAATATTTTGCTAAAATTTATCCATCTTTAGCAGATAAAATTATCTTTGATTCTGATCTAATTTTTTATGGTATGAAAGAGTATAAATTAACTATTTAA